CGCATGCACGGCCTGGGCGACGACTGGGTGGAGAAGTTCCGTGACCGCCTTCGCGCGGTGACCCCGAAGGACGTGGCCGCGGCGGCGAAGAAATACGCCTTCGCGGACCGGCCCGTCATCGTGGTGCTGGGCAAGGCGTCGGAGGTGAAGCCGCTCCTGGAAGGGCTGGGCCCCATCACCGTCGTGCCGGCGTCGGACTACGAATGAGCAGTGACGTTCCCCGCGTCCTCTTCGAGGACGCGGGCGTGATGGTGGTGGACAAGCCGGCCGGGGTGCTCGTCATCCCCGGCCGCGAGGGCGGTCCGTCCCTGCGCGACACGCTGGAAGCGCACCTGGGCCGCAAGGTCTTCGTGGTGCACCGGTTGGACAGGGACACGTCCGGCGCGCTGGTGTTCGCGCTGGACGCGGCCGTGCACCGCGCGCTGTCCCAGGCCTTCGAGACAGGCAAGGTGCGCAAGCGCTACCGCGCCCTGGTGGAGGGCCGGCTGGAGGCGCCCCGGATGGTGGACGCGCCGCTCGTCGCCGGACGCAAGGGGCGCATGCGCGTGGCGAGGCCGGAGGAGCCGGAGGCGAAGCCGTCACGCACGCGGGTGCGCCCGGTGGAGACCTTCGCGAGCGCGTCGCTGGTGGAGGCGGAGCCGCTGACGGGCCGCACGCATCAGATCCGCGTGCACCTGCTGTCCCTGGGGCATCCGCTGCTCGTGGACCACCAGTACGGCCGCGAGGCGCCGCTCACGGAGGGCGACCTGGGAGGGCAGGGGAGTCAGGAGGTGCTGACCCGGACGCCGCTGCATGCCGCCCGGGTGGAGTGGCCCGCGTTGCCCGGGCTGCCCGCGCGCGGCGTGGATGCGCCGCTGCCCGCGGACATGCAGCGCACGTTGGAGCTGCTGCGCGCGGCGGGGTGAGGCGCGGCGCTACTTGTACGGCTCCAGCCGGAACGTGTTGGAGTCGCCGCTCACCCCGAAGCTGTCCATCGCGGTGAGGCGCACGTTGCCCGCGGGCGCGTCCATGACGATGTTCGCGTTGCACACGCCGACGTCGCACGGGCCGATCTTGGAGGGGGTCACCGTGCCTCGCGAGGCGCTTAGCTCCACCGAGCCCTGGAAGTGCCCGGCCCTCGGCCCCTGGGCGCGCACCGTGATGGCGAAGGCCGTGCGGCTCACACGCGTGCCTTCGATGACGTCGAAGCTGAAGCCCGTGATGTCGCCCGCGCGCATCGGCACGTCCGGCCCGGGGCCCGCGTCCACCTGCTCTCCGCCGTCCGTGGTGTCGACCCCGCCGTCGAAGTCGCTCTCGAGGGGCCCCGCGTCGGTGAGGATGAGGATGCCGGCGTCCTCGGTGAGGGGAGGGTCGATGACCTCCTGCCCCGGAGGGCGCAGGGTGAGGGCGCCTTCGGCCACCGCCTCGCGCCCGTCATCCAGTCGCAGCCGCACCGCGTGCGGGCCGGCGCCCAGCCCCCGGGGCACCGTCACGATGGCGACGCCCGCCGGGTCGAAGCTCGACACCACCGCTTCCTGCTCATCCATCCAGATGCGGCCGGAGCCCATGCGCGCATCCACCTTCTCCTCTCCGTAGTCCACGGCCATGCTGTAGCGCGCGTCGAAGCGCACGGTGACGTCCTCGTCCTTCGCGTTCACCGGCAGCGTCGCGGGCTCCACGCCGACAATGGTGGGCGGAGGCAACGCGGACGGGTCCCCCGAGCAGGCCCACGCCAGCACCGCCATCCCCACCGTGGTGGCCAGGCCCGCGCGCATCACGGGACGAACCTCAGCCCCGCGGACACGGACACGCCACCCAACTGGGCGCGCAGCGACGGTGTCTCCACCGGCGCCAACGCCGCGCGCACCTCCGTGAGGAGGCTCCAACGGCCCAACCGATAGGCGCCCTGCGCGGCCAGGAATCCCATGGCGCGCACTCTGCGCTCCTCCACGGCGGCAGGAAAGACGTCACCGGTCCCAATGCCTTGCGTCGACAGGTGATGGCTCAAAGCCAGCACTCCGCCGCCTGCACGGCCGTCCAGCTGAAAGGAACCCCGCTGGAAAAGGGTGGCCCGCGCGGACAGAAGCAGGGGAATCCCCCACACGCGCGAGTGCACCTCCGTGCCTCCCTGCTGGCCGTCCAGACTCGCGTGACGCAGGCCCACCTCCGCCTCCGCCGCCACGCGCCAGTACGGCACCGGCACCGGCAGCGGCACGGAGACGCCCAGCCCCAGCAGCGGCCCACCATTGGCGCCGCTCGCGAACGCGGCGCCACCCAGGAGGAACAGCGACGGCCGTACCGCCGCCGCCGGGACCAGGACACCGTGTGCCGGGAAGGGTCTGTCGGTGTCGATGATCGCCACCTCCGCGGGCCGTGCGGGGGCGGGCTTCACCGCGCCCTGGAGCTTCACCGCGTCCTCGACGGGCGCATCCCTCCAGCGAACGGTGACGGACACGTCCGTGGCGTCCGCGCGCGGCTGCACCGCGTAGCGCGCGCGGTCCTGCTCCACCGGCTTCACGGTGGCGCCCTCCGCCTCCACGGTCAGCTCCGAGGGCGCGATCCGCTCCTCGTCCCCCGCGATGATCAGCCAACCACCGCCCTCCACGGGCAGCGGATCCGGCGTGAGCGCGGCGACGAGCGGGCGCCCGGCGGGCACCTCCAGCGGCGCGCTGCGATCCGTGGTGAGCGTGCCCCGCGTCGCGAGCACGCGCGCCTGCGTCGCATCCGGCGGCACCTCCACGGGCACCTGCGCCTGGCCACGCCCATCCGCCTTCACCGGACCGAAGCGCGCGTCGCCCACCACGACCACGACCTCCGCGCCCGGCGCCGTGGACACGTCCAGCGTGGTGCGGCCCAAGAGGGGCAGCCGGACAGTGGTGACCTCCGGCGCGCGGCCGTCCTCCACCCAGAACGCGAGCACCGCCCACAGCGGGTAGCGCACCGGCGGCGGCGTCCAGTGGAAGACGCGCTCGGCGCCGCCCTCCACCCGCGTCCGTTCCCAGGTGCCGGAAGAGGCCGCCGCGCGCACCGGGCCGGCGCCCCTGGGCACCCGCACCCGCACCTCCACGGTGACGTCCTGCCCGAGCACCACGCGCCCGGGCGTCGCCTCCACCTCCGGCGGATCCGCCCGTGCGACGGCGGCACCCAGCATCAGGAGGCAGAGAACGAGGGGGAGCGGCGGACGCATACGGGACACCCAGCACCCCAGTTGACCGCCGCTCCGGCCTCCGGGTCAATCCCCGGAAGGCAGGGAAGTCTCAGCGGCCGTGTCCGCCTCCGGGGGCGGCTCGGCCTGGGGCTTGTCCGCGGGGCCGGTGTGCTTGTTCGTCGGCGGACTGAAGACGGGCTTGTCCGCCGGAGCGCCGCCCCTGCCGTGCACCAGCGTCTTGGTGTCCGAGCGGAAGGTGAGGTCCACCTTGTCGCCGCGCACCGCCGTCACCAGGCCCACGCCGAACGTCGGGTGGTGGAGCACCTGATCCACCTTGTAGGTGTCCTTGGGGCTGTACTTGGGCGCGCTCGCGATGTCCTTGCCCGCCAACTGCTCGTCGAAGGAGATGACCACCTTCTCCGCGCGGGGCGTGCTGGAAGAGGCGCGGGGAGCGCGCGTCGCGGCGGCCTTGGTGGGGCGGTCCGTGACGCCCGCCGCGCCACGGAACGCGTGGTCCCCGCCGCACGTGTTGCAGCGGACGCGCACGATCTTGGGACCGACCATCGCGAGGATGGTGTGCGCCAGGTTCATCTTGCAGCGGGTGCACTGGGCATCCACCTCGCCGCCGACCTTCTGAGTAGCCATGCTGTCGTGTCGCTCTGGCCCGGCAACTCCCCTGGAGGGCGCGCCGGGCGTGGAAGTAAAGAGGGCCGCGCAACATAACGGCCGACCCCAGGCGGAGGAAGCCCCATCGCATCCCACCCGCGCGCCGCGTGGGAGCCCTCCGGCCAACCAGCCGATGGAGGTGGGGGTGGGATGGGCCATCGCTCTGTTCCCTTGTGCCGCCGTCCGGAGCACGTAGAGTCGCCCGCCTGAACGCATGACCACCGAGACCCCCAGCAAACCCAACCGGTTCACCGGCGCCTTCACCCAGTCGGTGGAGGGGCTCGGCAAGGGCATCATCGACGTCATCAGCAGCATTGGCGGCGTGGTCGCCCTGGGGCTGGACGTCTTCCGCTGGAGCGTGCGCCGCCCGTTCCGGCTGCACAACCTCTTCACCCAGCTGGACTTCGTGGGCGTGGGCTCCATCTTCATCGTGGGGCTCACAGGCACCTTCACCGGCATGGTGTTCGCCCTCCAGACGTCCACGGCGTTCGCCCTCTTCGACGCGGAGAGCCTGGTGGGCCCCACCGTGGCCCTGACGCTCACGCGAGAGCTGGCCTCCGTGTTCGCCGCGCTGATGGTCACCATGCGCGCCGGCTCCGCCATGTGCACGGAGCTGGGCACCATGCGCGTCACCGAGCAGGTGGACGCGCTGGAGACCATGGCCGTCAACCCGGTGCAGTACCTCCTGGTCCCCCGGGTGCTCGCGGGCCTGTTCATGGTCCCCGCGCTCACCATGCTCTTCAACACCACGGGCATGAGCGGCGCCTACGTGGTCGCCGTCTTCGGCCTGGGCATCTCCCCCGGCACCTTCCTGTCCCGCACCCAGCAGTGGATGGCGCCAGCGGACGTCTACGAGGGCCTGCTCAAGGGCGCCATCTTCGGCCTCTCCGTGGCCCTCATCTGTTGCTACAAGGGCTTCAACGCATCCGGCGGCGCCAAGGGCGTGGGCCAGGCGACCACGGAGGCGATGGTCTCGAGCGCGCTGGCCATCTTCATCCTCGACTTCATCGTCGGCATGTTGATGCACTGATGAGCTCTACGACGGCGCCCGGCTCCGAGCGGGCCATGATCGACATCGTGGACCTGCACAAGACGTTCGCGGGCAACAAGGTCCTCACCGGCATCAACCTCACCGTGCCCGCGGGCAGCACCTGCGTCATCCTGGGCGGCTCCGGCTCCGGCAAGACGGTGCTGATGAAGCACATGATCGGCCTGCTCAAGCCGGACAGCGGCCAGGTCATCATCGACGGGCAGGACATCGTCCCCATGAGCGTGGAGGGGCTGCAGCAGGTCCGCCGCAGCTTCGGCATGGTGTTCCAGGCCGCCGCGCTCTTCGACTCCATGACGGTGTTCGAGAACGTCGCCTTCCCGCTGCGCCAGCACACCAAGCTGTCCGAGGACGAGATCCGCGTCCAGGTGAGGAAGCGCCTGGACCTCATGGGGCTCAAGCGCGAGGTGGAGGGCCGCTTCCCCGCGGACCTGTCCGGCGGCATGCGCAAGCGCGTGGGCCTGGCGCGCGCCGTGGTGCTGGACCCGAAGGTCGTCCTCTATGACGAGCCCACCACCGGCCTGGATCCCATCACCACGGACTCCGTGGACGACATGATCCTCACCGCGCAGAAGGAGCTGGGCGTCACCAGCGTGGTCATCAGCCACGACATCGCGTCCGCCTTCAACGTGGCCAATCAGATCGCCTTCCTGTCCAAGGGCGTCATCGTGGAGCACGGCTCGCCGGAGCAGCTGCGGGAGTCCCAGCACCCGGCCGTCCAGGTCTTCCTCCAGACCTGGTTCGGCAAGAACTAGGACATTCAGGTAGGGAATCCGGTCCCCCAAGGATTCCAGTCCCTCATGAAAAGCTGGCACCCGGCATGCAAATCGTTAGAGTCGCGCGCGGCCGGTGGTAGCGCTCGGAGTCACATCAGGTGAAGAAGCTCGTCACGCCCTTCCGTGTTGGCCTGCTGGTCCTCGCCGCCGGAGGATTCCTCATCACGTTCGTGCTGTTCGCCAAGAAGGGCGGGCTGAGCGACAGTGATTCCACCCAGGTGTGGGCCTACTTCCGGGACGCGTCCGGCCTGGCGGTCCGCGGCCGGGTGCAGATCGCCGGTATTCCTGTCGGCGAAATCAGCGACATCAGCCTGGAAGGAACCCGCGCGAAGATCTGGCTGAAGATCCGCAAGGGCGTGGACCTGCGCCAGGACGCCGCGGTCACCAAGCGCTCGGAGTCGCTGCTGGGTGACTACCTGCTGGATTTGAACCCGGGCACGGAGCAGGCGCCGGAGCTGGAGAACGGCGGGCAGATCCGCCGCGTCATCGACACCCAGGGCGTGGAGGCCGTCTTCGAGTCCCTGTCGCAGATCACCTCCGACATCCAGCAGGTGACGGGCGCGCTGCGCGAGGTGCTGGGCGGCGAGAAGGGCGCGGGCAGCCTGGAGCGCATCGTGGAGAACCTGGTCCGCCTGTCGGACTCGGTGGACGCGACGGTGCGCCGCAACACGGACCGCCTGGACACCATCATGGCGAACGTGGAGGGCGTGTCCTCCGACGTGCGCGCCATCACCCAGGGCAACGGCGCGGAGGTGACGCGCATCGTCACCAACGTGGAGCGCATCACCCAGGACGTCCGCGAGGTGCTGGGCACCGTCAAGAACATCGTGGGCAGCGGGGAAGGGGAGTTCAAGGAGAGCGTCTCCAGCCTCAAGCAGACGCTGGGCCGGCTGGACAACACCCTGGCCAACCTGGAGGACATCACCCGCAAGGTGAAGGACGGCGAGGGCGCCGCGGGCGCGCTGCTCACCGACGAGCAGCTGGGCCAGCGCCTCAGCGAGGCCGTCACCGACGTGAGCGAGTTCGCCACCCGCCTGAGCACCCTGCAGACGGAGGTGGGCCTGTTCAGCAGCTACCTCGTGGCCCAGGGCGCGTCGAAGAACGGCCTGACGCTGAAGCTCATCCCCAAGCCGGACAAGTACTACCTGCTGGAGATCATCGACGACCCGCGCGGCTCCGTCAGCACGCAGGTGGTGCAGACGAACCCGCCGTCGGAGGGAGATCCGGTCATCCAGACGCAGAAGGTGACCAAGGAGTCCTTCAAGGTCAGCCTCCAGTTCGCCAAGCGCTACTACTTCACCACCCTGCGCGTGGGCCTCATTGAATCCACGGGCGGCGTGGGCGCGGACCTGCACCTCTTCGACGACGCGCTGACGCTGAAGATGGACGCGTTCAACTTCACGGCGGACGAGCTGCGCTACCCGCGCCTGCGCGCCATGCTGAAAGCCCAGGCGTTCGACCACCTGTACGTCATGGCGGGCATGGACGACATCCTCAACGCCAGGCAGCGCGACGCGGCCACCCGGCGCCTCATCGCCGGCCGGGACTTCTTCTTCGGCGCGGGCTTCTTCTTCACCGACGACGACCTGAAGGCCCTCATCGCCACCACGGGCGTCCCGACCTTCTAGACCGTTGTCCCCTTGACGTTGCCGGGAAGGTGTCGTACCCGGCACGGGCACGGGGTTTCCCCTGGAACGCGCCGTGCCCTGACGCGAAGCCTTACGCGCGCCGGGTCACCCCCAGGAAGAAGCCTCCATGTCTCTGCTCGTCGTCGGTTCAATCGCGCTGGACTCGCTGGAAACGCCCTTCGGCAAGAAGGAGGACGTGCTGGGTGGCTCCGCCACCTACTTCTCCACCTCCGCGTCCTTCTTCAGCCCCGTGCAACTGGTGGCGGTGATTGGCGAGGACTTCCCGGAGTCGCACCTGCAGTTCCTGCGCGGGCGCGGAATCGACCTGGAGGGGCTGACCCGTGAGGCCGGCCGCACCTTCCGCTGGAAGGGCAAGTACGGCTGGGAGCTCAACGAGGCGCAGACGCTGGACACCCAGCTCAACGTCTTCGAGTCCTTCTCGCCCAACCTGCCGGCCGCCTACCGCGAGACGCCCTACGTCTTCCTGGGCAACATCCACCCGGAGCTCCAGTCGCGCGTGCTGGACCAGGTGAAGGCGCCCAGGCTGGTGGCCGCGGACACGATGAACTTCTGGATCCAGGGCAGCCGTCCCGCGCTGCTCAAGACGCTCCAGCGCGTGAACCTGCTCTTCATCAACGACGCGGAGGCGCGCCAGCTGTCCGGCGAGCACAACGTGGTGAAGGCCGCCCGCGCCATCCTGGCCATGGGCCCCTCCCGCGTGGTCATCAAGCGCGGCGAGCACGGCGCTCTCCTCTTCGACCAGGACCACATCTTCGCCTGCCCGGCCTTCCCCCTGTCGGAGGTGTTCGACCCCACCGGCGCGGGTGACACCTTCGCCGGCGGCTTCATGGGCACGCTGGCCAGCTCCGGCGGCAAGGTGGACCAGCAGGTGCTGCGCAAGGCCATGGTCATGGGCAGCGTGATGGCCTCCTTCACCGTGGAGAAGTTCAGCCTGGAGCGCCTGCGCGAGGTGCAGCGCCCGGAGATCCACGCCCGCTTCGCCGAGTTCAAGAAGCTCACCCACTTCGACGACCTGGGCCCGCTGGGCGGGTAGGGGAGCGCTGGCAAGGGGACGGATGGCCCGGTGTGGAACTTGACGGGCCGCACCCACCCTCCCTAGGCTCGGGCGGACGCAGTGGATGAATAAATCCGGTGCGGAC
The sequence above is drawn from the Corallococcus sp. NCRR genome and encodes:
- a CDS encoding RluA family pseudouridine synthase, with translation MSSDVPRVLFEDAGVMVVDKPAGVLVIPGREGGPSLRDTLEAHLGRKVFVVHRLDRDTSGALVFALDAAVHRALSQAFETGKVRKRYRALVEGRLEAPRMVDAPLVAGRKGRMRVARPEEPEAKPSRTRVRPVETFASASLVEAEPLTGRTHQIRVHLLSLGHPLLVDHQYGREAPLTEGDLGGQGSQEVLTRTPLHAARVEWPALPGLPARGVDAPLPADMQRTLELLRAAG
- a CDS encoding MlaE family ABC transporter permease, translating into MTTETPSKPNRFTGAFTQSVEGLGKGIIDVISSIGGVVALGLDVFRWSVRRPFRLHNLFTQLDFVGVGSIFIVGLTGTFTGMVFALQTSTAFALFDAESLVGPTVALTLTRELASVFAALMVTMRAGSAMCTELGTMRVTEQVDALETMAVNPVQYLLVPRVLAGLFMVPALTMLFNTTGMSGAYVVAVFGLGISPGTFLSRTQQWMAPADVYEGLLKGAIFGLSVALICCYKGFNASGGAKGVGQATTEAMVSSALAIFILDFIVGMLMH
- a CDS encoding ABC transporter ATP-binding protein; this encodes MIDIVDLHKTFAGNKVLTGINLTVPAGSTCVILGGSGSGKTVLMKHMIGLLKPDSGQVIIDGQDIVPMSVEGLQQVRRSFGMVFQAAALFDSMTVFENVAFPLRQHTKLSEDEIRVQVRKRLDLMGLKREVEGRFPADLSGGMRKRVGLARAVVLDPKVVLYDEPTTGLDPITTDSVDDMILTAQKELGVTSVVISHDIASAFNVANQIAFLSKGVIVEHGSPEQLRESQHPAVQVFLQTWFGKN
- a CDS encoding MlaD family protein, with the translated sequence MKKLVTPFRVGLLVLAAGGFLITFVLFAKKGGLSDSDSTQVWAYFRDASGLAVRGRVQIAGIPVGEISDISLEGTRAKIWLKIRKGVDLRQDAAVTKRSESLLGDYLLDLNPGTEQAPELENGGQIRRVIDTQGVEAVFESLSQITSDIQQVTGALREVLGGEKGAGSLERIVENLVRLSDSVDATVRRNTDRLDTIMANVEGVSSDVRAITQGNGAEVTRIVTNVERITQDVREVLGTVKNIVGSGEGEFKESVSSLKQTLGRLDNTLANLEDITRKVKDGEGAAGALLTDEQLGQRLSEAVTDVSEFATRLSTLQTEVGLFSSYLVAQGASKNGLTLKLIPKPDKYYLLEIIDDPRGSVSTQVVQTNPPSEGDPVIQTQKVTKESFKVSLQFAKRYYFTTLRVGLIESTGGVGADLHLFDDALTLKMDAFNFTADELRYPRLRAMLKAQAFDHLYVMAGMDDILNARQRDAATRRLIAGRDFFFGAGFFFTDDDLKALIATTGVPTF
- a CDS encoding PfkB family carbohydrate kinase gives rise to the protein MSLLVVGSIALDSLETPFGKKEDVLGGSATYFSTSASFFSPVQLVAVIGEDFPESHLQFLRGRGIDLEGLTREAGRTFRWKGKYGWELNEAQTLDTQLNVFESFSPNLPAAYRETPYVFLGNIHPELQSRVLDQVKAPRLVAADTMNFWIQGSRPALLKTLQRVNLLFINDAEARQLSGEHNVVKAARAILAMGPSRVVIKRGEHGALLFDQDHIFACPAFPLSEVFDPTGAGDTFAGGFMGTLASSGGKVDQQVLRKAMVMGSVMASFTVEKFSLERLREVQRPEIHARFAEFKKLTHFDDLGPLGG